The following is a genomic window from Candidatus Thermoplasmatota archaeon.
GGGAGAGCTATCTGAACAAGAAGGATCGGGCAATGGAAGAGCTGAAAGAAGTGGACATCAAGCTCAGGAAGATAGAGGAGCAGAGGGCCCGGGAGCTGTATTGAGGCGATCGATGGAACACAAGCTCGTCGTTGCGGTGAGAGATGACCTCAAGCTCTCTGGGGGGAAGATGGCTGTTCAGGTCGCCCACGCAGCGGTCAAGTGTTCGCTCGACTGTCGGAAGGAGAACAAGAGATGGTTCTCTCGATGGATGAAGGAGGGCCAGAAAAAGGTCGTGGTCAGGGCAAGGGACCTCCGTGAGCTCCGCGATCTGGAAAGAAAGGCCTCACGACTGAAGATCACGGTCGCGCTGATCGAGGATGCAGGCCTGACGGAGATCCCTCCTGGAACCGCGACGTGTCTCGGGATGGGTCCAGCCCCTGATTCCATAATCGACCAGGTCACCGGACGCCTGGACTTGTGGTAGAATGAAGGAGAACATCAGGATTCTGGGGATCGACGATTCGCCGTTCAGTTTTGAGGATGAAAGCGCGGAGATTGTGG
Proteins encoded in this region:
- the pth2 gene encoding peptidyl-tRNA hydrolase Pth2, which codes for MEHKLVVAVRDDLKLSGGKMAVQVAHAAVKCSLDCRKENKRWFSRWMKEGQKKVVVRARDLRELRDLERKASRLKITVALIEDAGLTEIPPGTATCLGMGPAPDSIIDQVTGRLDLW